The DNA region ATAACAAACCCACCCCAAAGTGCATTACCTGTACTTGCAGCAGTTATTGCAAAAACATATACAAAACCACAAGGTAAAAGACCATTTAACATCCCTAAAAGATAAAAACTTGTCAAAGAGTTTGAGCTTATTAAAGATCTAAATGTTTTTTGATAGATTGGTGATTTTGATACGGAGTGCTCTAAATTTGTTAGAAATTTTATTTTACCACTTAAAGATAACCCAACTAATATCATAAGTGTTCCAGTAACTAAAAGTAAAATACCACTTGTAGTTTTATCAAAAGTAACTACACCACCTACATATCCAAATATAAATCCCAAGATTACATAAGTTGTAATTCTTCCAAAAGAGTATAAAACATGAGATAATGCTTGTAGCTGTTTGCTCCATCCACTTTTTACTTTTGTGCTTGAATATGCTACAACAATTCCTCCACACATTCCAATACAATGCCCAAAAGAGCCTAAAAAAGCTATTGTAATAATAGATACTATACTTACTGTTTCCATACTATTTATTACCTAAAAGTTTTTGTTTTATATATGGATTAGTTAAGTTTTCACCTCTAATCATATGCAATATCACTTGATTGAAATCTATAAATCCATCTTGTTTCTTTTCATATGCACCAAAACCATAATGCATAGGAGTATTGGCAACTCTTGTGTACCAAGCTTTTCTACCATCTATATATTTTTTTGTATCAGTTGCATATACCCAAATAACAGCTTCATTTTTAAACTTAATATGCTCATACCATTTTGACATACAGCCCATATCATCAAAAAACCATGTTCGTCCATCAGGCGCTACAACTTGAACAGAGTTAATTTTAGACTCTATTGTCATTCCACATTGACTATCTTGAAAGTGATGTAATTCTATATCAATTGGTTTTTTATCATAATTCCCAGTATGAATAACAACCATCTTTTTTTGTTCACTCATTGAAATAAATATTACAATTACAATTGCAATGATAATAAATATACTCAAAAGGGGTATTAATTTTTTCATTATAAGAAAACTCCATTTTTTAAATAATATATAAATACATATAAAGTACAAATTGATACAAAAATAGTATTAAAAATTATTGAGTATTTATATGTATAATCTAACTCTTTTTTTATAAGAGATTTTAGCATAAAGGAACTTATTGCATAAAAAACTCCTAAAAAAAGAGTCGTCCACAACACATAACCTATATAATAATACTCTTTTTGAAGCATACAAAAAGGACATTTATGTGTAGGCAACTCATAAATATAAGTTCCAAAAAACTCAACAACACTTAAATAAGAAATATATAAAAATAGTATATTTACAATAAATGATAAAAAAGATTGTTTTGAAATATTTGCCATTAAAGTTAATAAATAAAATAAATAAAAAAGAATAATAAGTTTACTCGTATCTAAACCAAAAGGTAGTGTACTATTACCTTGTGTACCAAAAATAACTGTACAACAAAGCACTAATTCATCCAAAGATATATTTGTAAAATATAATATATCTAAAATATATTCAATTAACGTTATTAAAAATACAAATATAAAAAAGTATAATTTTGTTTTTATATATGGATAATCCTTTTGTCTTAAATCTTCACTATTTATTATTATCCAAATAGAATTAAAAAATACTATAAATATTTTAAGAGCTAAAAGTTTTATTCCATAATCATTTGCATTTATAACTCCTGCTGCACACATTGCTCCAGGAACTATATTTGATAAGTTATCAATAACATATGCAAAATAAGGAATTAAAGCAATTTTCACAACTAATGCAAAAAAGATTATAAGCATAACTAAATATGATTTTTTTTCTAACCTATACTGTTTTGGTTTTGTTGAAGTAAAATCCCAATTTTTAATTATATCAATTGTAAAAAATAGTGCAAAAAACTCTAACAATATAATCAAAGTTTCACTTAATAGATATATTAAAACTTCAGTTGAAAGCAAAACTTCATTCATTATAAAATCTGTCCATTTTCCATGTATATTATTTTTGTTATTAGATTACTTTGCTCAAAAATAGAATCATGAGTAGCAATAATTACAGTTTTTGATAACTTTTTAAAAATTTGTAATATTTTTAAAAATTTTAAACTATTTTGTTTATCCAGATTTGCAGTTGGTTCATCAAAAAGTAAAATATCAGCATCACATACTAAAGCTCTTGCTATTGCAACTCTTTGTTTTTCTCCACCACTTAAATTAGATACTAATTCATCTTTTTTATGTTTTATGTTTGCAATATCTAAAACATTTAAAATTTTTTCATCTAATTGTTTATTATTTAAATTTTGGGGAATTAAAGAAATCATGATATTTTGATAAACATTTAAAGAATTTATCAAATTAAAATCTTGAAAAACATATCCTATTTTTTTATTTCGGAAATTTGAAGCATGTAAATCAGGCAACTTCGCAACATGTTCTTTATCTACTATAATATCACCACTTGTAGGCTTTTGTAAACTTGAAATAATAGATAAAAGTGTAGATTTTCCACTTCCACTTACACCTTTTAATAAAACTATTTCCTCTTTGTTAATTAAGAAATTAATATTATTTAGAGCAATAAACTCATTTTTTTTATGTTGGTTATATATTTTATAAAGGTTTTTTACTTCTATCATTTTATACTCTTTATTACATCAACAGTTGCTATTTTCCAAACAGGAACTAAAATTACACATAAAAATGGAATTACAAAAAAAATAAATATTGTAATAATTGAACCTAAAGATACATATGGGGTAAATTCATATGATATATCTAAATTTGAATATCCTAAAAATATATTTATTAAAAATGGTGCTTTTACTAAAAATACATAAATAAAAGCAAAAATAATTCCAA from Malaciobacter molluscorum LMG 25693 includes:
- a CDS encoding sulfite exporter TauE/SafE family protein; its protein translation is METVSIVSIITIAFLGSFGHCIGMCGGIVVAYSSTKVKSGWSKQLQALSHVLYSFGRITTYVILGFIFGYVGGVVTFDKTTSGILLLVTGTLMILVGLSLSGKIKFLTNLEHSVSKSPIYQKTFRSLISSNSLTSFYLLGMLNGLLPCGFVYVFAITAASTGNALWGGFVMLLFGLSTLPAMFSLGFFISIFKQTSLRNVMIKIASLVVIAFGIYVAYRGYRYLYDPTMSILSCHI
- a CDS encoding ABC transporter ATP-binding protein; the encoded protein is MIEVKNLYKIYNQHKKNEFIALNNINFLINKEEIVLLKGVSGSGKSTLLSIISSLQKPTSGDIIVDKEHVAKLPDLHASNFRNKKIGYVFQDFNLINSLNVYQNIMISLIPQNLNNKQLDEKILNVLDIANIKHKKDELVSNLSGGEKQRVAIARALVCDADILLFDEPTANLDKQNSLKFLKILQIFKKLSKTVIIATHDSIFEQSNLITKIIYMENGQIL